In the Zingiber officinale cultivar Zhangliang chromosome 5A, Zo_v1.1, whole genome shotgun sequence genome, ttgtctggtcagcgatacaagatcgaccagttgctgctcaagggggtgttatatatttttgggttatctcccgttcgggccaatcttccctaccgtatgggtaagagactctttactccctttaccttttttatctaattgattttaatttctcctattgcagctgaagtcatgtggcgctccaaagctaccgctcatctgaaactgaaggccgtggagatcgaggcggccaccaaaaaggagctcgccgagcggggtctcatccccagccgcccggcagatgcgggagaggggggggcgcagtccgcccctgaaacagatgctgccccatccgcttcaacggaggttgaggcggatcctgtttcctcggctcccgccgagctGGGAATTCCCCCGTCCGGGGATCCACCGCTAGAacttcggcgaaaacgtcgaagagactccggtcctccgccaccccaagagggggaaccacacgAGCCGATCGGCGTTACTTCGtccgatcgcacgccgtcgcagatcgggactcCTGTGACATCGCCTCCTGCGCAGCCCACCgactctcctccccggactcgtcgccgcttacatcggttgggcgaaacttccaccataggggagtcctctggCCAGGCGACTGCAACTGAAGAAGCGCCGACCGGCCACccaaccatcaagaccaccctccgattcccatcggaggaatatttactgtccgccgatcggccctcaagtcccgttcacgaaataaccttgacgggtccgcttgccaagctttttgaggacgcgcagattcaagcggccctcatgacgcccaagcagctcggcgacaacaacatgcaacaggccactcaggtattcatttttcttcctgttccatgccactatttgattcctgatttcgttatttcctttacagcgctgggctgagcaaatcgccactagccgtcggctagccgagctggagggtctcctggaaaaacttcaattgtcggggggtccgtcggccgagcgggggaaacaaaccctcgaggccgaacagaagaaggctgccgatctggctgcggaggtggcccgactcgaagacttggtgaagaaacgggacggggacgtgaagcgcgccagtggccggaagaggcgagcgattgctgatctggataaaatgaaagtcgaagtccgggccctagatcagcaatctaagaaactagaggccgagctgaatgccgagcgggagatccgttcggcagagcgcacaaaggccgaggtggacttgaaggctgtacaagacaccttaaccgcttcccgagcggccctcagaaaatataaagagggagagccgagtcgcctagctgcagcgcgccaagaatacctccactcggagaggttcggcgtaAAATTCGGTGACAACGTCTCTTCCACCTTCGCCGAAGCGGTCAAAGTCACGATGACATACTTGAAGAAAGggggccaccttcccgagggaatgcatattcccgcctccgacctggcggccatgattgatgatattccGGACGCCTTCTTCAACTttgaagaccctgagtgaggcgGGTTATTTCAAGTaccttctgtatttcatccgctcggcggatgtaaaatttttgtacctgccgttcggcataattcttctaatgaaactgTTCCTTTGCTTGTTTTCCTACTAATCGTCCCTGATGCTCTTTGGTTTACTTATCGTTGATACTTAGAGTCAGTCCTGCTCGTAAGAGTTCTccttcacgcgtccgatcggcttggcatatTGCATAGAGCCCGAGCGAGGTGGCCTACTCTCTTTGCATGCATCCTGCCTTTGTGAAGTCCACAAACGCCGAGTATCGAAGGACTAACTCCCAATCGGGCCTGAAcgttttaatatttgtagtttccacGATTTCTTACTCTGGCATTCATTATTCCGCtcgggatgtttatagccgatcggcgcggctctcgatttttgacggtgctcgtcggcacggatatttatagccggtcggcgcggctctcgatctttaacgacggtgctcgtcggcgcggatatttatagccggtcggcgcggctctcgatctttaacgacggtgctcgtcggcgcggatatttatagccggtcggcgcggctctcgatctttaacgacggtgctcgtcggcacggatatttatagccggtcggcgcggctctcgatctttaacgacggtgctcgtcggtcttccgctcggagggtttatagatgccggctcgtctcttgatctttaacgacggagctcgtcggcgcggatatttatagccggtcggcgcggatctttaacgacggtgctcgtcgcgcCGGCGGCcggtcggcacggctctcgatctttaacgacggtgctcgtcggtcttccgctcggagggtttatagacgccggctcgtctcttgatctttaacgacggtgctcgtcggcgcggatatttatagccggtcggcgcggctctcgatctttaacgacggtgctcgtcggcgcggatatttatagccggtcggcgcggctctcgatctttaacgacggtgctcgtcggtcttccgaccggggggttgaTGTTCGGCGGCacgcctcttgatctttaacgacggagctcgtcggcgcggatatttatagccggtcggcgcggctctcgatctttaacgacggtgctcgtcggcgcggatatttatagccggtcggcgcggctctcgatctttaacgacggtgctcgtcggcgcggatatttatagccggtcggggcggctctcgatctttaacgacggtgctcgtcggtcttccgctcggagggtttatagacgccggctcgtctcttgatctttaacgacggagctcgtcggcgcggatatttatagccggtcggcgcggctctacggtttaacgtctgggctagacggccgttaaggctaattttgacacttccgttcggcgtagctctttgcctttcacccagcttggataatgccctcctggccgaacggctcaggatctacttcgtcgagtattttggctcggataatatacctccgtccgaatggtacggggccttcgattctcgagcgcttggctcgacccatttacctccgaccgaacggcgcggggccttcgttcctcgagcgcttggctagACCAATTtacttccggccgaacggcacgggttatttgcttacaagtcttaaccatataaacctcccgaccgatcggctcgggggccttcgcgctacgatgatactgccttatattcgctcctttgacttttcatctctgcatttcaagtatttagtcgaaaaatggaatacacagggtgatttacagtgatacacctttcaccccgcctggtaaggctggaggtggttcgcccCGCCGCCgtccgtccgtcctcatcctccgataatacgcgcccgagcggagcttttcgatgattttgaaagggcccgcccatggcgcttcaagcttgccgacgtcgaccggcttgactttcttccgcaagatcgccgacttggaacgatctgggaatacgtcggttgtagttttgcttcatccacgacggtatgccatcaaccgaacggacgcctttgccctctcctcttctaccaagtccagctccatgtttcttcgttcggtgttgtcatcatcatagctcggaTCCCGgccgactcaacgccgacttcgaccggtatgacaacctcaccgccatataccaaatggaacggtgtgactccgtcccttcttttggcgccgtttggatagcccacaagacgctcggcacttcatccggccaactcctcccaaatggtcgagccgagtgcgaAGAAtctcagcttgaccgttgcttcgAGGATAGgctacggacgtgaaatgttgctcaatgccgtagctttgcaccaatcctctaacatcttccctcagaactgccgcccgttgtcggacactagtcggcgagggatgccgaaccgacaaatgatgtgttgccaaatgaatttttaaccatCTGTTCAGCTTGcgactcggcctccacccacttggagaaataatctaccgccactagtaaaatttcctcccctgtcgccatcggaaatggacccacaatatccattcccattgatcgaacggacatgagatggttgatgccttcatctcctctcacggtgggagaagttgtgatacttcgcatgaaaggcatgtagatactgtctgagcggcatctgtttgtaaagtcggccaaaagtatccggccaagaggatcttcttggccaatgagcgtccgcccggatgacccccgcatgatccttgatgtacttcctggaggatgtaagctgagtcctccgagcttacacatttcagcaaagggcgcgagaaagctttcttgtaaagctgatctccgatgagtgtgaaccgaccggctcttcttctgaggagccgggctgcatattcatcggatggtgtggtgcccgaacggaggaattctataatgggtgtcctccagtcacttggaaatgtgaggccttgcatccgatcgacatgcgccaccggtagcgttttttcaattggttgctgaacggcgaccgacgttattgagctcgctagtttggctaactcatcggctgcctggttctccgttcgggggatcttctgaataagcacctcttggaaagtagctttgagtttttcacaggcctcagcgtagagtttgagccgaacacagttgatttcaaaggtgccggaaagttgctgagcggccaactgtgaatcagaatagagtgtcacccgagctgctcccacatgccgtgctgcctgcaatccggctatgagggcctcatactctgcttcgttgttagtagctttgtaatctagccggacggataggtgcatcttttcttcctgaggtgagagtagtaatattccgatctcacttccaagccgagtggaggatccatccacatatattctccacatagcttcaggctctggcctttgcacttcggtcacaaaatcagccaaggattgggctttaatcgccgagcggggctgatattggatgtcaaattcactcaattctgtcgtccacttgataagccgtccagaCGCTtccggattcaacagcactcttccaagtggactgttcgtccggacaataatggtatgggccaagaaatacggtcgcaggcgccgagcgacaagaaccaaagcgaaagccaacttctcgagcccggtgtaacgagattcggcgtcttttaaaatatggcttagaaaatacaccggctgctcttcgccgttcgccctcacaagtgctgagccaacagcatgctcagttgacgacagatacatataaagtgactcacctccgatcggcttggctaacactggcagagaattaagatatatcttcaactcttcaaatgctcggtcacattcttcatcccactggaacttagcagCCTTGCGCAGaaccttgaagaatggaaggctccggtcggtggttctggagatgaatctggataaagcagttatccgaccggtcaacctctgcacTTCTCTAGTATTTCTAGGggacggcatgtcttgcagtgctttcaccttgctgggatttgcttcgattccccgctcggtcactatgtaccccaagaaacgccctcctttagctccgaacaggcacttctgtggatttagcttgactccatatttgcgcagtgttcggaaggtttcttccatatccttgaaaagatcggccgctcggacggatttgataagaatgtcgtcaacataaacttccagattccgcccgatctgctccttgaaaaccttgttcatcaagcgttgataggtggctccggcattcttcaatccgaacggcatcacattgtaacaatatgtgccgtcagccgttacgaagcttactttttcttggtcttcccgggcgagcggtacttgatgatatccttggtaagcatcaagcatgcaaattagttcgcagccggctgtggagtccaccaactgatctatccggggcagaggataaaaatccttggggcatgccttgtttaaatctcgaaagtcgatgcagaccctccacttgccgcccggcttggagaccaagactacgttggccagccagctcgggaactgcacctcgcgtatgtggccggccttcagaagtttttctacttccgtccggatgatggcattctgctcggcgctgaagtccctttttctctgcttcactggccgagcgtccggtcggacatgcaattcatgttgcgctaggctcggcgaaatcccaggtaactcatgtgtcgaccagacgaagacatcatgatttcgttggaggcattggatcagcttctccttctgttcttccgccagatcagaggcgataaaagtcgtggcctccgatcgggtcggatggatctggacttcctccttttcatcataaattaaagcaggaggtttctcggttatggcatgtacctcaattcggggagccttccgagcggaacaagcctctgctcggatcatctctatatagcaccgccgagctgctagctgatctccccgcacttctcctactttgtcctccacggggaactttatcttctgatggaaggttgagacaactgcTCGAAATTctccgagcgccggtcgtcccaaaatgacgttgtaggatgagggagagtcgaccaccacgaagttaaCTGTCCTGGTCCTCCCGAGATgtggccagccggatttgtccgaccggctgaacttcgttacccgtaaacccgtagagcggggttgtcatgggcagcagctcggctcgatcaatttgtaactgatcgaacgccttcttgaatatgatgttgaccgaacttcctgtgtcaacaaatacgcggtgaatggtgtaatttgctattaccgctttaatgagcagcgcgtcgtcgtggggcacttctactccttctaagtcctcgggtccgaaagtgatttccggtccactcgcccgctcctggctgcaaccgaccgcgtggatctgaagttgccggacgcccgcctttctggctcggttggagtctcctccggtcggcccgccagcaataacgttgatctcgccccgggaagtattgctcctattttcctcctcccgagcggacggtcgtgaccgttctctggacgcccggcgattctcctgcctcggggatcggtgccgatcgggtgtctgctgatgtcgcctctcggtgcgggttcggtcagcttcatgagtcctaaGTCTCCTGTCggtgggaggagaccgtcgctcggctttcctgggaacaggattggacacaaagggaaggcttcggcaatccctcgtgttatgcgtatccgtctggtggtaggagcagaacataggggtccacctcttctttggcttgggccgagtggcagccacctcttgtacgtgagatctggcgtgtggggatcggattgcttcggccctcggtcctctaggcggctgctgagcggcttgctgtttccgctcggcatgaataggtgcccgctcggctggagcttcctttttccgagcggcttgcgcttcttccacatttatgtattcgttggcccgatgcagcatgtgatcataatctcggggcggctttcggatgagcgatcggaagaagtccccatccacaaggccttgcgtgaaggcattcatcattgtctccgatgtggccgttgggatatccatcgccacttggttgaaccgctgaatgtaagctcgaagcgattctctcggctcttgcttgatggcaaacaagctgacacttgtcttctggtaacgccgactgctggcgaagtggtggaggaaggccgttcggaattccttgaagctcgtgatggatccgtccggcaaccttcgaaaccaccgttgagccgatccagagagggtggtaaggaaaactctacactttactccatcgtgtattgatggagggtggcatgttatcgaacttacccggatgatcatccgggtccgttgttccattgtattcgccgatcgtcggaggcacgtagtgcttgggcagagggtctcgtaggataacctccgaaaattgacgattgatccgctcgggggaggagtccgctcggggagcttttcccttcctgtcatcccgccttggcatttcatctgaggaagatcctctatctcttcgggctggtatggcttcaggggtgcgaaacaaggcccgatggaatgcgacggtggttggaggtgcttccgctcggccatgagacgcagatgttgcttgctgctccgcccgctcggcggatgctttttgtttttgctccatgagtttggcggcccttatctcgaccagggcgtcgagttcctctgttgaaagcgccaccgtgtgttgtcgcccagccgtccattgtctccgatcggatgcagggtgcccacagacggcgccaatttgatcctgtccgaatcaagagTCAGCGGACGGGCGCTCCCTCGCTAGATCCTCGAGTACTCGGCGAACCtcaacaaaaccgagccgaggTGTcccgacggtcctccgacgccaagtcggcgaggaatgacaagaaggtagcctcaagatgaagacgtgcatacctcggtgaagaaatggaggccttatagaCCCTCGAAGAAGCTCGGCGCGTCAATCAAAGCGACCACTGATTTGACCATGCCTGTGCATGGGTCTGTCGGAAGGGCCATGCCAGATATGGACccgtcagaaaaggcgtccatgaggccatactgttactgtatcaacctttccatgatgtgacggcaagatcctccatcgtgcgatcttatgtacggcctaatcatcagacatgcttatGCCGATattccatatcccgagccgagcgcataggccgctcggccaccttcttctcccctcgcccttattttgtccgggcgggttgcccgctcggctctttggctCCTGACGTTCgggctcccggtcggcccttcgatcctcctgccttggcgtcggaaacccaaacccatggatgggttatctaactccgctcggacaTACCTGGatgatcggctcggccattaaccgcttagtcagcccttcatcggttctcaagctgagacccttcaggaagtgggttcccCATTTTTACTGCCGGATCAAATACTATTCATGAATCGCATGGAATAATATCGATCCATGGATGCATTATATGATCAAGCTAAGAAGCTTCCTTTGTAATTCACAAGGAACTAATGTCATCATATGagctcattaattaattaatataaatgaTTAGTCTTCATTAATAATTGAAGATATAATACATGTAGTGTGAGGTCCTAGCTAGTGCCCGTTggttttaaatcaattaataggTCCAATTAATATTCCAAACAAATCAAAGAGCATTTGTCATGTACGTAGATTCCAATTAGACAAATCGATGGAAAGTCTTTCTCTAGAGACGATATGTTAAATGGTTGGAATATGAACCCTAACTCTAAGGTCGCCTTTAATCGGATAtatagaaaaaaaagaaaagaaaaaggaaaaaaaaattgaaaatgaatgaTGATTTACCTTACGTGCATTATTGACGAAGATGAATTAACTTTCGGTTACTTTAATATTAATtgtcaaacttaaaaaaaaatcttaatttcaatACAATTAGCAAATGGCACGCCAAAGGCGAAGTCTTCTGGTTTTCTTTTTCAATTATGGCGCAGGGATTTTTTGACTTGACCTGATGGCTCCCATGCAGTTACGTAAGTCCCCATGCATGCATTCATAAATATTTTAACACGTGTTTGCCTACTAGAATCCAATGGTGTATTTATCCTTGAAATTAATTAGAGTCTAATCTAATGTTTTGCTACTTTGAGCATCCATATTTACCacctaattaaataaattagttaGTTGATAACTAATGTTGCTAATAATTGGGGTTTCTATGAATTTGTAGAGTCCAGACCAATGGGCCCTGTTCCACATCGATCCATGCCGTTAAAAGTACCCATGAACGATTTGAACATTTAGATAATATAGTTTTCATGAAGCAAACAAGACATGTACACAAGTAGTCAGAGTTGTATATTTCCTACGTGAAAATTTCAGGAGTTTTATGTGCTATGGCATGGCTTACGCAGTTAGAGTACCTTCACCATCTGCAAATTCCAGGCTTCTCTGTTCGACACAAATCCACGATCTCATCGTATTTGGAAGCATAGACAAAAGCCCACAACTGCAAAGATATAATTTCCATAGTAAGATTGTGGCAACAGACTTTATTTTTTACAACACGAGAGAGGGTAAAAAGAAAGGAAAATGAAGATCGCTCACCTCGACCTCCTTCACTTCAAAATCTTCAGTGTGTGCAAGACACGAGTTTCCAAAAGTTTCTGAAGAAGAACTTGATCCGTTCAACCTTGAAAAATACAAATTAGAACAGAGATTGTCAAAACAAGTATGCTAGTGCCAGATAATTTTCAAAGGACTAGATGGATTTTAAGAATGAGTTCAAATAAGCACAGCTTACAGATCTCCATCCAAATACAATGCAAAGTGACCGCCCCCTCCCAATGCTAAGAATTCAGATGAGCACAAAGTGAAGTAGTGATTTGTACCTAAATAGCTCAAACAATTAATGATTTTGCTTCTATCAAGTTATAGTCAGTAAAATTTACAGGCAACAGAGTGCAAAGTTACTGTCGTGTGATATTCAGGCTACCTGTAGGCCGAAAGATAACAGGAGTTCCAGATACATCAGAGAAAACAAAGCTGATGTTTGTTCCCTGAAATACCCAAAACAAATCAAAGTAATTGAAAACGTACTAACAAAAACAATATCAATAAACATCACTAGAAGGTGAACTATGAAAGTATTAGTACTGCAGTTTATAGACCTGATACTTTCTCCTACTGGTTGGTTGCAATGGTGCTTCAACTAAGCCACCAAAAACAGCACCCTTCTGATCCCCAACGACCTGAAAGAAAATATAGGAGTAAACTAATGGGTGAAATAGAAAGTTTATTCTTTTCATGAAGCATATTAATATAGGGATAAAACATATTTCTGATTTTGTCTTGGTCAAATTTAAGCAAGCTTGCCGAGGGTCTTTTAAGTTAGGGATCTCTTTGTATTCAAGTATATTTTAAGACCTCTCATTTTGGGATGCGGGACTAAAAGCAAAGTTTTATCCTAACATGCCTCCTCAAGCCCAACATCCTTTTTTTGAAGTCAACCTGGAACTAAAGGATGGATTTTTATCCTTTCCTCTCACATCCTATTTGTTTTAACAAATAGAACCCTAGAAGAGACATGATCCTATTTAAGCAGTAATGTTCTATAGATGGATATAACTTGCCCTCAAGACTGATAGTGATAGCATAGAGATAGAATCCTAGTAATAGCAATCAATAgatcatgaaaataaaaatagcaTGGAGAACATTAAACTAAATTAGATTCACTAACAATTCTTGtatattggtttaaaaaaaaacagtAGACTATCTGAAGAGCAAATCCACATGCTTTCTATTTTAACTGCTCTCACATGTTTCTGCAACTTAGTATTAAGAAAAAAAGTCAAAATACAGTAGTGCAAATATTTAGTACAGCAGTAGCTGATGCCAGGAGCATTGGAAATGACTACAAACAAGTTAAATGCACTAAATTATGATCTGCCAATTTTTCAATTTGTTTCTAGACTGTTATGTGAACCGATAGTGGTTGTAGGTTTATAACTTTTTAAATTGGAATCCTGCTGGGCTTAGCTGCAAAATACATGGAACTGAACTAACCAAGCCAGTGGTTTCACACTTGTCTTAACGGCTAGCATTAATATCCAAGCAATGTTCCttcactttttttaaaaaaagatgtaaacatacaagttttttttttctcttccattTAACTAAGTTCACTACTCACTAGGTGAATAATTGAGTGGCACAAAAAACAAGAGTGCGTCAATTGAGAACTACATTagataatgagaaaaaaaatacataCCAAGAGTGAGTAACCAGGGCAAATTGTACTTCTTCTGTAAAGAGTTGATAGAGATATACCATGTCTCCAAGTGCTGCATCAAAACTGTCAGTGAATAAAAGTACAGCACTGAAGATGGTAATCATGCAAATTTATGCATAATAGATCATAGAAATATGTTTCCAGAACCTATAAAGCAGGAGCCAGTTCCGCCCTTTAACTAATGTTGGCAGTGAAAAGTACAGAGCAGCACGCGTATTGTGTGAGAGAAGTAATGAGGGTTCAGACATCTCTGGTAGGTCAAATAGAGTTGCatcattctttgtgactttaacTGGACTCAATTCATGTCTCTTCAACTCCGATTCTTTTAGAATGTTACAATCAACTTCAGGCACCGAGTTATGTCTAAATCCACTCATTTTAGCTGCCTTGTGAATAACTTTCCCAAGTTTTTTCTTCCCTCTTGCAAGTATGCCTTTTCTTCCACTATTTTCATTAGGTACAGACTTTGaaattctctcttcttcttcagcATGATGCTCCTGTAGGTCTTCAGGAGGATGATTACTTGAGTTTGACGATGACAAAAGAGAGATCATAAATGCAGTGAAAGAGGTGGTGTCTGGAACATTTGGAGATTTAGAACCTCCTTGTAAGTCTGCATCATCCAGGCTCTTTGCCTCCAAATTCTCTTCCTGAACAAGAAAAGATAGTCACAAACTATCAGGAAAAAAAACTTGGCCTCACAAAGAAAATATTGCACATGTTCAATGGATTACATTCCTGAAAACATAACTtctttcatctcacaaaaacttgtGGGATCAAAAATTTCAAAACTCCAACCGGCATTGGAATCATCTCTATGAAAATTCAGGACAAATAATAAAAGACAGATGCAAGATAGAGGGATTCTTTGTGAACTTATGCttcaattttacaaaaaaaaagtaCTAA is a window encoding:
- the LOC121981679 gene encoding oxidation resistance protein 1-like, with product MGYLPSLGSKAVHLVSGITSAYLSPISDEPADHSEENLEAKSLDDADLQGGSKSPNVPDTTSFTAFMISLLSSSNSSNHPPEDLQEHHAEEEERISKSVPNENSGRKGILARGKKKLGKVIHKAAKMSGFRHNSVPEVDCNILKESELKRHELSPVKVTKNDATLFDLPEMSEPSLLLSHNTRAALYFSLPTLVKGRNWLLLYSTWRHGISLSTLYRRSTICPGYSLLVVGDQKGAVFGGLVEAPLQPTSRRKYQGTNISFVFSDVSGTPVIFRPTGTNHYFTLCSSEFLALGGGGHFALYLDGDLLNGSSSSSETFGNSCLAHTEDFEVKEVELWAFVYASKYDEIVDLCRTEKPGICRW